A stretch of Brassica napus cultivar Da-Ae chromosome C6, Da-Ae, whole genome shotgun sequence DNA encodes these proteins:
- the LOC106424439 gene encoding pathogenesis-related protein 1-like, with protein sequence MNAFTATSLPIVAISILLIASSVQSTEQQDFINTHNAARSLVGVPNLVWDAAVASYALNYANARKSDCNLVHSTGPYGENLAKGSSSTFSAISAVNLWVAEKPYYNYTSNSCTGGVERVSEIRVR encoded by the exons ATGAATGCTTTCACAGCCACATCACTTCCAATAGTTGCGATTAGCATTTTGCTTATTGCATCCAGCGTTCAGAGCACTGAACAGCAAGACTTCATAAACACTCACAACGCTGCACGTTCGCTGGTCGGAGTACCGAACCTTGTATGGGACGCAGCAGTTGCGAGTTACGCACTGAACTACGCAAATGCTAGAAAATCCGACTGCAACCTCGTGCACTCGACCGGACCATACGGAGAAAACCTAGCCAAGGGAAGTAGCAGCACGTTCTCGGCCATATCGGCCGTCAATCTTTGGGTCGCTGAGAAACCTTACTACAACTACACTAGCAATTCTTGCACag GTGGTGTGGAGAGAGTCAGTGAAATTAGGGTGCGCTAG
- the LOC106424417 gene encoding uncharacterized protein LOC106424417 gives MWEEIQARFNLKEQWQKDAIIKQMGGLFRASKSRLVANIRAISSREKIINLKPSNIPSLATWLNWVKSKKGEDFKKTSAHFRELRRSQIPHTTGRRGMVRLTHKMKKQSKEPEKVTRSKVWIEAHTHKDGRPARPEFEETIEKIKTIDSELDSTASTNIKEDAVSKVLGQDRPGRVRGLGRGITASKLAILAARDTHVMKLEAKQAELVDVVRGLQEQLHNLTESRRVEVGSTSEVNTDVYKGGRGCQILDWCVEEEVVIGEGEFVSSDAAYKIGRIPIGPNTAAIIVKSYEEQEAGPLWRPSVIVRTLRQAVGQVIAWPVDRFILDSEMDSPTHKTAGSAVTSDDKINIYDWNSTGVIVAEGRLCSTDPDDLVNDIPLGPGAAIVKVDVAVVEDAYQWRPVSDEMFLMSHAVKMKISWPQNKIQQISQQAMKETISKNSSPKSVSHSSDSSKSGKRKCILLDCEGSGNKVAEGRVFSTDPEAKVHFVPLGPNASKVWVDVVKIGEAPVWRGNSEIQFIDDALGVPIAWPNEFLIIC, from the exons ATGTGGGAGGAAATTCAG GCAAGGTTCAACTTGAAAGAACAATGGCAAAAGGATGCTATTATAAAACAAATGGGTGGTCTCTTCAGGGCATCAAAATCACGGCTGGTGGCCAATATCCGTGCTATAAGTAGCAGGGAAAAAATTATTAACTTAAAACCAAGCAATATTCCCTCTTTGGCAACTTGGCTAAATTGGGTGAAGAgcaagaaaggagaagattttAAG AAAACAAGTGCCCACTTCAGGGAATTGCGTAGGAGTCAGATCCCGCACACTACAGGACGCAGAGGAATGGTTCGTCTAACTCATAAAATG AAGAAGCAGAGCAAGGAGCCTGAAAAGGTTACTAGAAGTAAGGTTTGGATTGAAGCACACACACATAAAGATGGGAGACCCGCGAGACCAGAATTTGAAGAAACCATT gaaaaaatcaaaacaattgaTAGTGAGCTCGACTCCACTGCTAGCACGAATATTAAAGAAGATGCTGTGAGTAAAGTCTTAGGACAAGACAGACCAGGAAGAGTTAGAGGTCTAGGCCGAGGGATTACTGCATCAAAGTTAGCTATATTGGCAGCTAGAGACACACACGTCATGAAGCTTGAGGCCAAACAAGCAGAACTAGTGGATGTAGTTCGTGGCTTGCAGGAACAACTTCATAACTTGACTGAATCAAGGAGAGTTGAAGTTGGGTCTACCTCTGAAGTGAATACTGATGTTTACAAAGGGGGCCGTGGATGTCAGATTTTGGATTGGTGTGTAGAGGAAGAGGTTGTTATTGGGGAAGGAGAGTTTGTTTCATCTGACGCAGCGTACAAGATTGGACGCATTCCAATAGGTCCTAACACGGCTGCTATTATTGTCAAGTCATATGAGGAGCAAGAAGCAGGGCCACTGTGGAGGCCTTCAGTAATTGTCAGAACACTGAGGCAAGCTGTTGGACAAGTTATCGCATGGCCAGTAGATAGGTTCATATTGGACAGTGAAATGGACTCTCCAACTCATAAGACTGCTGGTTCTGCG GTGACAAGTGATGATAAgataaacatatatgattggAATTCAACTGGTGTAATTGTTGCTGAGGGTCGTTTGTGTTCGACGGACCCAGATGATCTGGTAAACGACATCCCACTAGGTCCAGGTGCTGCTATTGTGAAGGTTGATGTGGCAGTTGTTGAAGATGCATATCAATGGAGACCAGTTTCTGATGAAATGTTTCTGATGAGTCATGCAGTTAAGATGAAAATCTCATGGCCTCAAAATAAGATTCAACAGATTAGTCAGCAAGCCATGAAGGAGACGATATCAAAGAATAGCTCTCCCAAG AGTGTAAGTCACAGCTCTGATAGCAGCAAAAGTGGTAAAAGAAAGTGCATCCTCTTAGATTGCGAAGGGTCTGGCAATAAGGTGGCTGAAGGTAGAGTTTTTTCAACCGATCCAGAAGCTAAAGTTCATTTTGTCCCCTTGGGTCCCAATGCAAGCAAGGTATGGGTCGATGTCGTTAAAATTGGAGAAGCACCTGTTTGGAGAGGAAATTCAGAGATTCAGTTCATTGATGATGCTTTAGGTGTTCCAATAGCTTGGCCTAATGAATTTCTCATTATCTGTTGA
- the LOC125588300 gene encoding uncharacterized protein LOC125588300: MDKSWVWLPRASNDYEKGATDFVNKSALRLGNPLQISCPCVDCRNMCHQNLNTVVEHLVIRGMDKKYKRNDCWSVHGEIRKTQTDEFESVDHLEAYELFRTAFSVAEDNPQTGEQPEVFKGEEDSEFKKKLQDAETPLYSSCPNYSKISAIMGLYHIKVKSGISENYFDQILTLVQDMLPQGNVLPKSTGDIKKFLKIFGFGYDVIHACKNDCILFRKQYEDMDSCPRCGASRWEVDKRTGENKIGIPAKVLRYFPIKERLKRMFRSKRMAKDLQWHFSNGSEDDTMRHPVDSLTWAQVNDKWPEFASDPRNLRLGLSTDGMNPFSIQNTKYSTWPVFLVNYNMPPSLCMKAENIMLSLLIPGPAAPSNNIDVYLAPLIDDLIDLWNEGIQAYDSLSNENFTLRAILLWTISDYPGLGTLAGCKVKGKQACTVCGKDTPFRWLKFSRKMVYLGNRRRLRPGHPYRRRKAWFDNTVEEGTASRIQTGSDIFEMLKDLKNDFGKPLEKKGKKRKSTVDEDDEIGGEEYEEDTDQWRWKKRSILFDLPYWKDMPVRHNIDVMHVEKNVSDAILSMLMHSAKSKDGVKARQDLEDMGIRSSLHTEVRGKRTYLPPASYWLTKDEKKIFCKRLSEFRRPDGYCANIGNCVSMDPPQINGLKSHDHHVLLQNLLPVALRKLLPKGPKIAVTRLCNFFCRLCQRVIDPEKLLELESELVETMCQMERFFPPSLFDIMFHLPIHLAREARLGGPVHFRWMYPFERYMKTLKSYVKNFARPEACMAEGYMAAECIAFCMKFLQKSVPVNQPASRNEDVDLDDDILEGRPIQRSKDVLLSDKERDIAHRYVLMNTTVMEPYIDMHLEALQEKDPRCRQNQTLLWKLHVEQFTQWVKDKIYSNPEEQSKKLKWLAFGPRNSVARYKGLIINGHRFQIESLKRKTQNSGVAYDAFSMCRSSAKDSKHMANIVSYYGVIEEIILLDYHMFHVPLFRCKWANKGHGLKVEDGFTVVNFHLSQAAFQKDPYILPSQAKQVFNTLGEHIGDGFTVEFNTLGEHIGDVSVLLSSFLGILVREHVPVLLEDWRQLDDRDTQKKE; encoded by the exons ATGGACAAGTCCTGGGTTTGGCTTCCAAG GGCCAGCAATGATTATGAAAAGGGGGCAACTGATTTCGTGAATAAGTCAGCGTTGAGGTTGGGTAATCCTCTTCAAATCTCATGTCCCTGTGTCGACTGTCGGAACATGTGTCACCAAAATCTCAACACAGTCGTGGAGCATTTAGTCATAAGGGGGATGGATAAGAAGTACAAGAGGAATGATTGTTGGAGCGTTCATGGAGAGATAAGAAAGACGCAGACAGATGAGTTTGAAAGTGTTGACCACTTAGAAGCATACGAGTTGTTTAGAACTGCATTCTCTGTTGCTGAAGACAATCCACAAACCGGAGAGCAACCAGAAGTATTTAAAGGTGAAGAAGACTCTGAGTTCAAGAAGAAATTGCAGGATGCAGAAACTCCACTCTACTCCAGCTGTCCCAACTACAGTAAGATATCTGCAATCATGGGATTGTATCACATAAAAGTTAAGAGTGGGATTTCAGAGAATTATTTTGATCAGATTTTGACATTGGTACAAGACATGCTGCCTCAAGGGAATGTCCTTCCAAAGTCCACAGGCGACATCAAGAAATTTCTGAAGATATTTGGGTTTGGTTATGATGTTATTCACGCTTGCAAGAATGATTGTATTCTTTTTCGGAAGCAGTATGAGGATATGGATAGCTGCCCAAGATGTGGTGCTTCAAGATGGGAAGTTGATAAGCGTACGGGGGAAAATAAGATTGGGATTCCAGCAAAGGTACTACGGTATTTTCCTATCAAAGAAAGACTGAAGCGGATGTTTAGATCAAAGAGGATGGCTAAGGATTTGCAATGGCATTTCAGCAATGGTAGTGAAGATGATACCATGCGACACCCGGTGGACTCACTGACTTGGGCTCAGGTTAATGATAAATGGCCAGAGTTTGCTTCTGATCCGAGAAACCTTCGCCTTGGACTATCTACAGATGGTATGAATCCTTTTTCCATTCAGAACACAAAGTACAGCACATGGCCAGTCTTCTTGGTAAACTACAATATGCCTCCCAGTCTGTGCATGAAGGCAGAGAACATAATGTTGAGTCTCCTCATCCCTGGTCCAGCTGCACCAAGCAACAACATCGACGTTTATCTTGCTCCATTGATAGATGATCTGATTGACTTGTGGAATGAAGGTATACAGGCATATGACTCATTATCCAATGAGAATTTCACACTCCGAGCTATTCTGTTGTGGACTATCAGCGACTATCCAGGTTTGGGGACACTTGCTGGTTGTAAAGTGAAAGGGAAACAGGCGTGTACTGTATGTGGAAAGGATACACCTTTCAGGTGGTTGAAATTTAGTCGAAAGATGGTTTATTTGGGCAATAGGAGACGACTGAGGCCAGGGCACCCTTACCGACGCCGCAAAGCATGGTTTGACAATACTGTAGAGGAAGGGACTGCAAGCAGAATTCAAACCGGATCTGACATATTTGAGATGCTCAAGGACTTGAAGAATGATTTTGGAAAACCTTTAGAGAAGAAAGGCAAGAAGAGAAAATCTACTGtggatgaagatgatgagattGGAGGtgaagaatatgaagaagatACTGACCAATGGAGGTGGAAGAAACGGTCAATTCTATTCGACTTACCTTACTGGAAG GATATGCCGGTACGTCATAACATTGACGTAATGCATGTGGAAAAGAATGTGTCTGACGCCATACTATCCATGTTGATGCATAGTGCAAAGTCAAAAGATGGTGTTAAAGCTAGGCAAGATTTAGAAGATATGGGGATTCGCAGCTCCTTACACACTGAGGTACGTGGAAAAAGGACATACCTACCTCCAGCTTCTTATTGGTTGACGAAGgatgagaagaagatattttgcaAGAGGTTATCTGAATTCAGAAGACCAGATGGCTATTGTGCTAATATTGGAAATTGTGTTTCCATGGATCCTCCTCAGATTAATGGTTTAAAGTCACATGATCATCATGTTCTTCTGCAAAACCTATTACCTGTTGCATTGCGAAAATTGCTTCCTAAAGGTCCTAAGATTGCAGTGACTAGATTATGCAACTTCTTCTGCAGACTGTGTCAGCGTGTGATTGATCCTGAAAAGCTACTGGAACTAGAGAGTGAGCTTGTTGAGACAATGTGTCAGATGGAGCGGTTCTTTCCCCCATCACTCTTTGATATAATGTTCCACCTCCCTATACATCTAGCTAGAGAGGCACGCTTGGGAGGGCCAGTACACTTTAGATGGATGTATCCATTTGAAag GTACATGAAAACACTTAAGTCCTACGTTAAAAATTTTGCACGACCAGAAGCATGTATGGCTGAGGGTTACATGGCAGCAGAATGTATTGCCTTCTGCATGAAATTTCTTCAAAAATCTGTACCAGTTAATCAACCTGCGAGTCGTAATGAAGATGTTGATTTAGATGATGACATCCTTGAAGGCCGTCCAATCCAGAGATCCAAAGATGTTCTACTTTCTGATAAAGAGCGAGACATCGCACATAGATATGTTCTAATGAACACAACAGTTATGGAGCCATATATTGA TATGCATTTGGAAGCGTTGCAAGAGAAAGATCCTCGTTGTCGGCAAAATCAGACTCTGTTATGGAAGTTACATGTGGAACAGTTTACACAATGGGTAAAGGATAAG ATTTATTCTAACCCAGAGGAGCAGTCGAAAAAGCTAAAATGGTTAGCATTTGGACCAAGAAATTCAGTTGCAAGGTACAAAGGCTTAATCATCAATGGACATCGCTTTCAGATAGAGTCGCTAAAGAGGAAGACTCAGAACAGTGGGGTAGCATATGATGCTTTCAGTATGTGTAGATCGAGTGCAAAAGATAGTAAACATATGGCAAATATAGTATCCTACTACGGAGTGATAGAAGAGATTATACTACTCGACTACCATATGTTCCACGTCCCACTCTTCAGGTGTAAGTGGGCCAACAAAGGGCATGGTTTGAAGGTGGAAGATGGTTTTACGGTTGTGAACTTCCACTTAAGCCAAGCAGCATTCCAAAAAGATCCATACATTCTGCCGTCACAAGCAAAGCAAGTGTTTAACACTCTCGGTGAGCATATTGGAGATGGTTTTACGGTTGAATTTAACACTCTCGGTGAGCATATTGGAGATGTCTCAGTGCTACTTTCATCCTTTCTGGGTATTCTTGTGAGAGAGCATGTACCAGTGTTACTCGAAGACTGGAGGCAACTCGATGACAGAGATACCCAAAAGAAAGaataa
- the LOC106424396 gene encoding uncharacterized protein LOC106424396, translating into MDKSWVWLPRASNDYEKGATDFVNKSALRLGNPLQISCPCVDCRNMCHQNLNTVVEHLVIRGMDKKYKRNDCWSVHGEIRKTQTDEFESVDHLEAYELFRTAFSVAEDNLQTGEQPEVFKGEEDSEFKKKLQDAETPLYSSCPNYSKISAIMGLYHIKVKSGISENYFDQILTLVQDMLPQGNVLPKSTGDIKKFLKIFGFGYDVIHACKNDCILFRKQYEDMDSCPRCGASRWEVDKRTGENKIGIPAKVLRYFPIKERLKRMFRSKRMAKDLQWHFSNGSEDDTMRHPVDSLTWAQVNDKWPEFASDPRNLRLGLSTDGMNPFSIQNTKYSTWPVFLVNYNMPPSLCMKAENIMLSLLIPGPAAPSNNIDVYLAPLIDDLIDLWNEGIQAYDSLSNENFTLRAILLWTISDYPGLGTLAGCKVKGKQACTVCGKDTPFRWLKFSRKMVYLGNRRRLRPGHPYRRRKAWFDNTVEEGTASRIQTGSDIFEMLKDLKNDFGKPLEKKGKKRKSTVDEDDEIGGEEYEEDTDQWRWKKRSILFDLPYWKDMPVRHNIDVMHVEKNVSDAILSMLMHSAKSKDGVKARQDLEDMGIRSSLHTEVRGKRTYLPPASYWLTKDEKKIFCKRLSEFRRPDGYCANIANCVSMDPPQINGLKSHDHHVLLQNLLPVALRKLLPKGPKIAVTRLCNFFCRLCQRVIDPEKLLELESELVETMCQMERFFPPSLFDIMFHLPIHLAREARLGGPVHFRWMYPFERYMKTLKSYVKNFARPEACMAEGYMAAECIAFCMKFLQKSVPVNQPASRNEDVDLDDDILEGRPIQRSKDVLLSDKERDIAHRYVLMNTTVMEPYIDMHLEALQEKDPRCRQNQTLLWKLHVEQFTQWVKDKIYSNPEEQSKKLKWLAFGPRNSVARYKGLIINGHRFQIESLKRKTQNSGVAYDAFSMCRSSAKDSKHMADIVSYYGVIEEIILLDYHMFHVPLFRCKWANKGHGLKVEDGFTVVNFHLSQAAFQKDPYILPSQAKQVFNTLGEHIGDGFTCYFHPFWVFL; encoded by the exons ATGGACAAGTCCTGGGTTTGGCTTCCAAG GGCCAGCAATGATTATGAAAAGGGGGCAACTGATTTCGTGAATAAGTCAGCGTTGAGGTTGGGTAATCCTCTTCAAATCTCATGTCCCTGTGTCGACTGTCGGAACATGTGTCACCAAAATCTCAACACAGTCGTGGAGCATTTAGTCATAAGGGGGATGGATAAGAAGTACAAGAGGAATGATTGTTGGAGCGTTCATGGAGAGATAAGAAAGACGCAGACAGATGAGTTTGAAAGTGTTGACCACTTAGAAGCATACGAGTTGTTTAGAACTGCATTCTCTGTTGCTGAAGACAATCTACAAACCGGAGAGCAACCAGAAGTATTTAAAGGTGAAGAAGACTCTGAGTTCAAGAAGAAATTGCAGGATGCAGAAACTCCACTCTACTCCAGCTGTCCCAACTACAGTAAGATATCTGCAATCATGGGATTGTATCACATAAAAGTTAAGAGTGGGATTTCAGAGAATTATTTTGATCAGATTTTGACATTGGTACAAGACATGCTGCCTCAAGGGAATGTCCTTCCAAAGTCCACAGGCGACATCAAGAAATTTCTGAAGATATTTGGGTTTGGTTATGATGTTATTCACGCTTGCAAGAATGATTGTATTCTTTTTCGGAAGCAGTATGAGGATATGGATAGCTGCCCAAGATGTGGTGCTTCAAGATGGGAAGTTGATAAGCGTACGGGGGAAAATAAGATTGGGATTCCAGCAAAGGTACTACGGTATTTTCCTATCAAAGAAAGACTGAAGCGGATGTTTAGATCAAAGAGGATGGCTAAGGATTTGCAATGGCATTTCAGCAATGGTAGTGAAGATGATACCATGCGACACCCGGTGGACTCACTGACTTGGGCTCAGGTTAATGATAAATGGCCAGAGTTTGCTTCTGATCCGAGAAACCTTCGCCTTGGACTATCTACAGATGGTATGAATCCTTTTTCCATTCAGAACACAAAGTACAGCACATGGCCAGTCTTCTTGGTAAACTACAATATGCCTCCCAGTCTGTGCATGAAGGCAGAGAACATAATGTTGAGTCTCCTCATCCCTGGTCCAGCTGCACCAAGCAACAACATCGACGTTTATCTTGCTCCATTGATAGATGATCTGATTGACTTGTGGAATGAAGGTATACAGGCATATGACTCATTATCCAATGAGAATTTCACACTCCGAGCTATTCTGTTGTGGACTATCAGCGACTATCCAGGTTTGGGGACACTTGCTGGTTGTAAAGTGAAAGGGAAACAGGCGTGTACTGTATGTGGAAAGGATACACCTTTCAGGTGGTTGAAATTTAGTCGAAAGATGGTTTATTTAGGCAATAGGAGACGACTGAGGCCAGGGCACCCTTACCGACGCCGCAAAGCATGGTTTGACAATACTGTAGAGGAAGGGACTGCAAGCAGAATTCAAACCGGATCTGACATATTTGAGATGCTCAAGGACTTGAAGAATGATTTTGGAAAACCTTTAGAGAAGAAAGGCAAGAAGAGAAAATCTACTGtggatgaagatgatgagattGGAGGtgaagaatatgaagaagatACTGACCAATGGAGGTGGAAGAAACGGTCAATTCTATTCGACTTACCTTACTGGAAG GATATGCCGGTACGTCATAACATTGACGTAATGCATGTGGAAAAGAATGTGTCTGACGCCATACTATCCATGTTGATGCATAGTGCAAAGTCAAAAGATGGTGTTAAAGCTAGGCAAGATTTAGAAGATATGGGGATTCGCAGCTCCTTACACACTGAGGTACGTGGAAAAAGGACATACCTACCTCCAGCTTCTTATTGGTTGACGAAGgatgagaagaagatattttgcaAGAGGTTATCTGAATTCAGAAGACCAGATGGCTATTGTGCTAATATTGCAAATTGTGTTTCCATGGATCCTCCTCAGATTAATGGTTTAAAGTCACATGATCATCATGTTCTTCTGCAAAACCTATTACCTGTTGCATTGCGAAAATTGCTTCCTAAAGGTCCTAAGATTGCAGTGACTAGATTATGCAACTTCTTCTGCAGACTGTGTCAGCGTGTGATTGATCCTGAAAAGCTACTGGAACTAGAGAGTGAGCTTGTTGAGACAATGTGTCAGATGGAGCGGTTCTTTCCCCCATCACTCTTTGATATAATGTTCCACCTCCCTATACATCTAGCTAGAGAGGCACGCTTGGGAGGGCCAGTACACTTTAGATGGATGTATCCATTTGAAag GTACATGAAAACACTTAAGTCCTACGTTAAAAATTTTGCACGACCAGAAGCATGTATGGCTGAGGGTTACATGGCAGCAGAATGTATTGCCTTCTGCATGAAATTTCTTCAAAAATCTGTACCAGTTAATCAACCTGCGAGTCGTAATGAAGATGTTGATTTAGATGATGACATCCTTGAAGGCCGTCCAATCCAGAGATCCAAAGATGTTCTACTTTCTGATAAAGAGCGAGACATCGCACATAGATATGTTCTAATGAACACAACAGTTATGGAGCCATATATTGA TATGCATTTGGAAGCGTTGCAAGAGAAAGATCCTCGTTGTCGGCAAAATCAGACTCTGTTATGGAAGTTACATGTGGAACAGTTTACACAATGGGTAAAGGATAAG ATTTATTCTAACCCAGAGGAGCAGTCGAAAAAGCTAAAATGGTTAGCATTTGGACCAAGAAATTCAGTTGCAAGGTACAAAGGCTTAATCATCAATGGACATCGCTTTCAGATAGAGTCGCTAAAGAGGAAGACTCAGAACAGTGGGGTAGCATATGATGCTTTCAGTATGTGTAGATCGAGTGCAAAAGATAGTAAACATATGGCAGATATAGTATCCTACTACGGAGTGATAGAAGAGATTATACTACTCGACTACCATATGTTCCACGTCCCACTCTTCAGGTGTAAGTGGGCCAACAAAGGGCATGGTTTGAAGGTGGAAGATGGTTTTACGGTTGTGAACTTCCACTTAAGCCAAGCAGCATTCCAAAAAGATCCATACATTCTGCCGTCACAAGCAAAACAAGTGTTTAACACTCTCGGTGAGCATATTGGAGATGGTTTTACG TGCTACTTTCATCCTTTCTGGGTATTCTTGTGA